aacaaTAAACTCGTAAATTCCTTTACTTTTTATTGTTGGGCCAGAAACTGCTGAATATGTGACTGCTTGTGAAAGACAGATCATATGAAAACAACCAATGTGACTTTGATATCCAAAACATCATACTTCAGCATTGACAAAGCCTGACTTGGTGGCATTGGGGTTAGAAGGGTTTGGGGAGAGCTATTGAAATGACCGCTGAACAGGACACCATGGCTGCCTAAATAAAACACGAGTAAACAGCAGAGACGCTACGTAATCTGCTTGGATTGCACAGCAGTTTAAAAGTGCCCAAACACAAAGAGGCTGGTGCTCGTAGAAAAGGAAAAGCAGGGCTGTTCATCTCTCAGAAACACACCTGCATGCAAgaaaacatcactgcaccacaCACATACCTTGTTTGCTTTTTCTCATCTCTCTTCCCTCCCTGACTGAGTCCAAGTTGCTTTCTATCTGTTTGACTCCTTGTCGCTCCTCCTCAAAGGATCCACAGCAAAACCTTCCTTGATCTTTTTTGCATTTATTACCAGTCATGAATTTGTAGCATAGTCTGAATATATGCCCCTGTAGCCAAGTTATTCAACTATTCAGCAGTTCGGCGAAAACCTGGCTGTGTCTCCTTCACAGGCTTTGCCTGTTACGCACACCCCGTCTCTTATTAACAAGGGCCTACTCAATTACTCTCCATTGAGACACGTGCTAAAATAGTCACAGAGACCCCCCTCTGTGCTCCCAGTACATCCACCTTTATTATTTAGGACCATGGGGATCTGTGTTGCCATGGATTCTGTCGTCATGGCTACAAACAACTACGCAGATGTACAGGAACTGGGGAAGGACGGAGGAGAGGGCTGATAAGAGGTCTTGAGGGAAGCTCATCCTCAACAAGGTGAGAGATCAAGCTGGGATAAGTCAGAGGGTGAAGGGCAGAGGGGGAAGTGATGAGTTTGGCCGTCCTTTGTTCAGAGACAGACGAGGGTCAGGGTAACCCTCTGACGGATATCAGAGAGATTAAACCTAATGTCTGGTCCTCCAGCTGGTCACTTTCTTTCTGCTGGGTCTGTCATGTCAGTGGGGACACATCAGAGCATTTTTCTGGCCTCACCTTCAACACCTCAACCGCACGCACTGCAAATTCATTCCAAAGCATCCTCCTCTATCAGCTCAAGATGGCACAAGGAGGACTTTTCTAAATGCGAGAAAATGATTTAAGAAACCTTCATTATTTAAACTCCACAACGTGTGCGCACATACAGATAAAACACGAGTTCCTCTTTGTCTGTGCAGCCTTGAAGGGCACGGAGTGATTTGCATAGGCTGCACAGATAAAAGAGCAGTTTTATCAGGGCTGACAGACGACCTGACTGTTTGGTGTGCCGCTGCAGCAACGTTCACAGAGCGTTTGAGAGATACCGCGGAGAAAAAAGCCCAAACTTTGGTGCAAACATTTTGGTCACAATAAGGGTGAACCGTCACCTCCTGTTGTACCTTGCGCATCCGACTGGAGTCGGTTTGAAAACAAATTACATAGAAATGCCTGTGTGGATGTGTCCCACAGGGGAGCCCTTGATAGATGTTCGTCTGTGGCACAATGAGGGGGCTCTTTGCTGCTATCAGGCTCTTTTGTGGGTCAGTAGCttttaaaaacagaacaaaaattaGCTTTCAGAAGAGGCAGAAGTAATGTCATTTACAAGGAATGAACGTGTGGCAAATAGATGtcaaaatatctaaaaaaaaaatttaaaaaaaaacgccaACAAAAGAAACATGGGAGGAGCTATTTAGATAATCTTTTAAACAGGTTAGTAGTATTAGTATTATAAGGTCATGCTTGTCTCAAATGATTTCAAGGTACTGTACCGTGAtcactgggggaaaaaaaagaaaaagtatttcATATTGTTGTAGCGCCACCATGTGGTCTAAAACCATGAAGCCTGTGTTAGGGTGTATTTAGTTAACTCAACCAGAGGCTCCCGCCACCACTTCTTATTTAGAAGCAGTATTTTCACACACTGGTTCTGACGTTTGGTGTCTTCTTGCTTAGTAACTATTTAGTTACTATTAGACATTCCATTTTTTCATTATAACTCCCAGATTGTGTTCTTTGTGGGTATTCGTTTAAATTCTGATGTCtgatttattttgttctttgtttattacgtgatgctttttttttccaatttttttttttgtaaacaagccaaatttgactttttatttttattttggtgtcTGTGTCTGAAGCAACGACTAAACAAAAGCAAGCAAACAAAAAgagactggggaaaaaaaaggaaatatgcCAACAAGCGAGAAGTAAATATCTGTCCCCATATGCAAAGTGAGAATTTATGCACAGTAAATGGATGCAGTGTGTTAAACGTGCTCAGTTATGTAGGGAAAAGTCCGGCCCAGTTTGCAATAGTCTCCTTAACATTTATGTATTAAAACTCTATTATTTATTACATAGATTTATCTTACACTGGAAAATAGATTGCATCTTTTGAGCATTTGGCCAATTATTCCTTTCATCTAATTTCCTGCCTCTTCTATCAGCCCGGCTGGCTCTTTAATCTGTTCccctgaaggaaaaaaaaaatcccagacaCCTGCTTGTATGTTTTCCTCCCAAAAGTTTGCCTTGCATTTGCATTGCGTCTTCATGTGGCTCTTTTTAATCAAACAACCCAAGTCAGAAGTGATCCTTATAAGCACAGCTGCATTTCTTTAAGGGTTAGACATTTTCTGTGCTCAAATATTAAGGTTTCGAGTGGGGGATGGACTCATTGTGTGCGTTTCACACTTTGTGCCCACGGCTATCGTCTATTTCGGTGGTTCCATTTATGTGTGACTGTCTTTAGGAATGAGCCCGACTATATTACACCCTGGTCCCTCCCCCAGGAGCTGTGCGAAAGTAACAGCTGATGTCAGTCCTGCTTacagacatacacacatacacccaCAGTCCCTGCTGGCTACACCCACACTACAACCTGTCCAACAGTACCCTCAAAGCCACAGCAGAGAGCCAGCCAAAGGGGAGGAGGGCTCCTAAACCTTCCTTTCCCCACGACACATCAGCACTTGGCACAGGGGAGGCTCCATGCCACGCTCACAAATCCACAATCCAAGCCTTTAATCCCAAGTTACCGCAGACAGAAAAGGGGAGGGTTATCTAACGCTTTCAGCACCCCCATGTGCCTGCTTGGATCATGGAGCTATACTGTCTTCCTACTGAGACCCCCACCACTGCCAGCTCCTGCTCCACGGATCCCCTGTACGACAACTGCCCTCCCTTTGCCACGCGAGAGAAGGCCAAGGAGAAGGAAATGGAGAGCAGGGTTGTGTGCCCTTTGGTAACCAGACTCCCAGGCCCCAGCAGCCCTCTGCCTGGTCTTGTCCCAGCCTTGGCTGAGGTTCAGACAGTGGTTGGTGGAGGAAGAGAGCCTGGCAACTGGCCAGATCTCAGCTACTACAGCTGCAGAGGAGGCCTGGAAAGACAGGACTGGGAAGTAGAGCTAAGTCCAGGCACAAACAATGCAAGAGGACAGCAGGGATGTAACTGGGGAGTAGAGGACAGGGCTCATCTGAGCCAAAGCCCCAGCCCCTCGCAGAGTGAGGAGCATCGCAGTGCTTTGTCTCTGTACGATAACCTCCCTGACGCTGGAAGAACAGATAGACTCCAGGAGGATTTCGACATGGAAACAAGCTTCCAGGAACACTTACAGGAGGACGTGAATCAAGCATGGGCACCTGTTCAGCTCCAGGGACTGATGTGGGATGATGCCGTGAGTCAAGACAAGAGCACTTGGTCTTCTTGTGAGATCATACATGCTGAGAGCTGTTCTAGTCAACAGGACCAGAATCAAGACGAAGACAAGGAGCAAGAACAGGAGCCAGAGCTGGACTCAGGATCCTGTAGATTTGTGCTGCATCCCGAGCTCCCAATGCCACTTCCTCAACATCTTCCAGCAAGTTCTCCTCAGTTATGTCAAACTAAGTGCCAGGTTCTGTGGTCCCCCGCTGAAACCCAGCACCCACAGCAGCCATCATTGTCTCCAAGGGTACCGCCGCCAGTGCCCCTCGCCGATCCCTCTGCCAGTGCTCTTCGAAGCCTCCTCACCAGCCTCCAGCAGCAGATAATTAGACAGAGGGAGGAGTACGAGGCACGGATAATCAGGTCATTCTAAATGTGTTTTGTCTTGCACCTCAAACTAAACAATAAGCGTAATCACTTTACATAGATTAGTCCCGGCATGCAAAAGACAAATGAACGTCTTAAAATATTTTGTGCTTGTGCTTTCGGCTTCAGAACAAAACTTGCAGTTCACTGACTTattttgaattaattaatttttgttaattttttcaGCTCGTGGTGTATTTTCAGTGAAGGGTAACACAAAGATCCCAGATAAAACGTGAGAGTCATTTTTATTCCTCGTTTGACTCCAAGCTTCACCCCACATCCTGTTTAGTTAACGGAACACCAGAACTGGGTTAAATTCCTTTAAAGTTTCCCACAAGTCTCTCGGGACATGCTGTGATGCAAGCATGGCCCgttttaaaggaaaataaaacaattatggGCCTTCTGTGTACTCAAAACTCTGCTTTGTGCATTCGGTCAACACTGGATATGTATCCACTTAGTCTATGAATGCATGGATATGCATGCAAATAAGTGTGGTTTCCATGAGAGAACTCAAATGACCCTGCTTTGTATGAGTAAACAGCTGGCTGGTTTAAACTGGAGAAAAGCACAGCTTGCATGGTTGACATATAGAAAACAGCTCATGACACTGGAAAGAGAGCTAATTTAAGGGGCCATGCTGCTGACATAGACACAACACATACCTCATTTATTACTGATATAGATAGAGCCTGTCCCAGTGTAAGGTCATGCATTGGTGCTAGTTGGTGAGGACAAGAGGATAATTGACAATTCTAAGGAAAGTGTTAAAAAGGCCTGTCAAAAAAAATGATCGTTTACGTTGAAATTTTACCAGTTCAACTCTAAAGATCTCAAATGAAACAAAGGAAAGCTGTAAAATACCCAAGGTTACAAAGATGTTAATTCtagaacaaaacaaagtcatttCATATCCACGGGTTGAGAAACGGCTCGATTCAAAGCTTTCCTGCATTAGTGGTTATAAATAAAACTCTTGTAAATGATCGCAAATGACTTCTAAGGGTGGTCAAAGATGTCTCCATTTGTACCATGTACAAAACTCAGACTGGATAAGGAGAAACTGTGACCCGCTGATCCAATTTTAAGACAATGCTGATCTGCTGGAGGTGGTAAGAGGTAGTGGAGAGTAAAAGGTACGTAACAAAGGGGGGGCAGATTTTTTTGGTCATGGGTTCATATGACAAGATAACCAaaacaataaattaaaaatataacCACTAGATTCAAGTAAATGGGTGCATTTCCTAACACAGACCATCCTCCTTctgttttttgcatttttttttttacattgaacCCATAATTTTCACTCCATTCTTTCTTATGTTACAGCCTCGAGCAGAGGAATGAAGAGCTGCAGGTAGAGGTCATTCGTCTGAAAACAAACCTCTCACAGCAGCGGCACTGGTACCAGGTTGTCCAGGCCAAAATTGCGGAGTCAGAGAGGGTCCGAGCTGCCGCAGACCTCCGCAACGCAACGCTGCAGAAGGAGATGGATCAGTTCTTTGACACCTTCGGAGAGCTCAACAATGAGGCGAAGAAGACCGAACACATCGTTAAGAGCTTTTGAGAAAGATTGCATGAGTGGAGTAGTTTGATGATATGTACAGCGTGTGCAGAGGGTGGGAAATAAAGGCAAAAGATGGGCTCATCTTAAACTCTATTTTAGTGCCCCGCTCACAATTGTTAAAAGTGTACTTGCTAATGAAGAATAAGGCAATCACACAAAACTACACGAATGAAAGAATCACTGATGTTCACTTTATTAGTTTCGAGTATGGGTAAAAGATGTTGGCCAAGTGATCATATTGTGTACATTGTAATCACACAGGATATCTAAGATGCACAGTCTTTATCTGCTAAGGTTTTAGAGAATGAGTTGGCCACTCCTCAGGTCATTTAAGGCATAACAGAAAGAATAAACTCATGGTTCTGTACAACGTGGTGCATAAGTCTTCAGTGACTCCGTAGTTTCATATCTCTGCATGTCCATCACACTGTGCAATCATTTATGCAAAAAGCAGCTCTTCAGTCCATTTCCAAGGTTCCATCTTTTAAGTTTCAGTCTTGAGTTGCTGGACCCAGATTCTGGTTCAGGGCGCCTCATTCTCCACAGTCTCATTCACCGTTTTAAACCACACACGTCATTGACTTTTCCTTTACAAATCGGGACGACGGCCGTCTTTCAGGATGATCGAAAGAACATAATAAAAAGAGTGCTGCACAGTACATTTTGatatcatacacacacacacaaaggcttACAAGGCAAAATATACATCATCTTTCGATTAGACTCTAAGAACCGAGAGCATCACGGTACTGAAAGTGAAACAACAGACCTGAACGGATTTCTCTTTAGAACGAAGCTCACGGCATCGTATGCGCGTGATGACTTCACGCCACTTACACGTGATCGTTGTGTTTTACCGCCTTTCACATGTCTTTTTTCCACGTTCTCTGATTCCATAAATCATTCTTAACTTTCCCAGCACTAATGGAATGGTTTAGAAAAGGAGCAGCCCATGCTTTTATTTATCAATGAAACGTGTTCACAGGAGGCTGAATTTTCACGGGCTTCAGTGCGGCTTTGTGTGCAACATTTTgcataaacaaaaaataaatacgtGTGTTGTTATGCCCCTCTCAGATTTATAGGATTAtgatctgctttttttaaattttttattataCACACTGACATTCGGTACCTTAAGTCAAACAGGGGCGATtgcgatatatatatatatatatctatatatatggtTCTTACAGATATGTTTTATGTCTTAACAGAACGAGCACACCTTATCTATTTGTAACGAAAACGTCTACAACTAGAAGTGTCGGATCTTGACATCTTTACATACAGTACGCTATATCTGGAAATAAAACGGTAACACTGCAAACACAGCTTTCCTAGCTGTCAGGAGTAAAAGCTCAATATCCACATCACTCATgccaattatttaaaaaaaacaaaaaacaaacaaacaaaaaaaaaaacaccatgcaGAAAGCACCACAGTGGAGATCTGCAAGAATTCAAGCGTGCTAGGGATTCAATCACACGTAATATTCAGCGTTTGATCGTAAAATGAACATTAGATGTCAACAAGCTTTTGTTCTTTTTGGTCTAACATGCACGAGAGCACCTAGCAACTGTGGTCTATGTCGGGTGCGCGTCTGCTCTAATTTGATGATGACAAAGTCTCGTCTCCGCTTAacatttccttaaaaaaaaacaaaacaaattaaaattaaaCTATTAAAATACAGGAATACAGAGCAAacaacaacccccccccacacccaaatctgGTAACCTGAAAATCAATATGGATGCATACACTGTATACTGTGTACATGGTCAAGATTAACATCCATAATGAAGAGAATAAACCTTTTGACACAACAGCTCGCGTAGTTAGCCTTGACCTCTAAGCAGCAGTCCCGAATAAGGTTtgcagaaaaaggaaaaagaaaaaagaaaaaaaagaaaagaaaaggaccGACAAGATCCACCACATCACACagggaaagaaaatagaaaaatagacCTGTATGTTGAGGTTTTTAACGGAAATATGAGAAAAACAGGACCAAAAGGAGACCGAAAAAACCCACAACGGAAGGGGATGGTTGATAGACACGGTACATGGGTGAGAGGACTGCAGCAGGTCGACAGAAATGTGTTCACTGACTCTCGTCCAGTGGTCCTGTCAGTGTGTCGATGCTGCTGCTGTCTGTATCCGACGCTAAGGTTTGCTCTGTGGACATGGATGAGATGTCGTTGGCAGAGGAGGACTGGGAGGCTGAACCTGACACCACATCTGAGGATCAAAACACACCCGATGGAGACAACCAGCACAAAAGAACAATATTTGGAGTTGCTAAGAATAATTTCTTTAGTGGGACTGATGTGAAGACAATACCAAAATGTTCGTCTACACCTCAAGCTACTTGTACTTGCTTTATAACAAATATATTCAGAGTTTTTTCCCACCCAAATATTAGCAGTGTGGTGCACTTCAATCCAGCCCCACCACCACACTCTCACACACGTATTACATTGCTTCCCTCTTACACCTTGGATGAATAAAACTGTCACCGACTACTATAACATCTACTGAGTTAGTTTCTCTCCGAGTTTCTCAGACACTTTTGGAAGCTACTGCAGAAATGtagaaacattttgaacaaaccTTAAACTGCCCTCTTTGCCCCTCTCTGCCTTAAGCATGAAGAGGGAGATTCTGTATCATGTCCAATGCGCAGCAGCTAACTCAATGGCAGGTAACAATGATGTGAATGTAAGTGAGGCATGCTGTCGCTTCTAATGTAATAACAATAAGTGAAAGTAACCGTCCAATGAGCATTAGAACTTAGTCGACTTTTAGGGGCCAGCCGTAAGAATCTGATAATCCTCCTAATGGTGCATTTACCTACCTGAACAATCTTCTTTCATTAAACCGTTCTTGTTCCTCTCCTCCCAGTCAATCACCTCTTCATAAATAAGTTCTGTGGGGAAGCAGAAGAGGCTAGTTACCGTCAGAATGGCTTTGAATGAAGCTTTAGGGTTGTCAGCACACAGTTAAATAGATGCTCCTTCTGTGGTTCTCACACATCACAGAAAGAAATGTGCCGGTGTTCACTGCTCCTTAAATTGTTAAGCGTAGATTAACGGAGCCATCGGCATGTAGATTAGTCCCTGTAGGGTTTGGCGTGATTGTGCACGTCTGCCTGCCATTAAACATGAAATTTTCCTGGAAAACACAGGCTCTAATTTATGATTATTATCAGAACAATGCTTTACAAATGATCAAGTAACCGTTTTTCTATAAACTTTAAATCACGTAAAACATGCTTTGACTTTGTGTCTCCATTATAGACtaaattaaaatgtaaataaatctacTCAAATATCTCCTGAAGATCAACCCTCCATCATGCGTGCAACATATACTGAAGAAGCAACCGTCATCATCTGTTGTTCTGGATACATTttacaataaataaatgtaatactTAATTGTACATGTCCATTTAGATGTGTTAAACATGTTACCTAATCAAGACTCCTGCACTATCAATTAGCATGAGGTCATAGGCTAAGGTGCAGTGCGGATTTGTGTCCCTAGATGGCAGCGTTTCTTACCTTTCCATTGCTCAATGCTGTGCTCTCTCTCTTCCAGCTGCTTATCCGAAATCTGGGGAGGAGGCtgtgaaacaaaaggaaatgcaTTTATAAGAGCAAGGTCACACACAGCTGCCACGCTGACGATGAGCACCCCCACTTGAGTGGAACCGGCTTCCTCACCGCGTCTGCCTCTCCGGGGTCGTACCACACGTGGATGTAGGGGTGACTGAGGGCTTCTTCCACAGAGATGCGGCATTCAGGATCAATGACCAGCATTTTGGAGAGCAAGTCCCGTGCCTGAGCAGCTGTTTTGGTAACACAGGAAGGCAAGAGTTACTATGGAAACGAGTGGATGACATCATACTTCAGCTGTGCTGGACAACATCTCTGACAACTGTTGAGTTTTGGTGACGCAATATCCAAATACCACAGATTGGGGCAGAAAACTCCTCGTCATTCGATGAACTTAAGTGCAAGAgcttttaagctttttttccTGTAGAGTTTCATTAAGAAATCTCTTGTAAGAACTATATAGAGCAGAAAAATTGAGTTTAGTGTGTATGCTATAAGAGCTGAAAGTTCTTACTCTTCAGTTTGTCATGTTCTGACTCAGAAGGAAAAGCCCAATCCGGGAAAAGCTCTGCGAAGCTGACGCCTGGGTACTGTGGCTTGTTCATCACATAGTTCCTCACGGTCTCCATCAGTCGGTTCATAAACTCCAGACTGGGCGTGCCCAGAATCTCAATCACCTTATTCCACTGGTCGATGTCTAGACAATATGCTCGTTATGGAAAAATCCAGTTGAATTATGGACACAGTCATGTGTAAGCAAATGGGAGGAACAGAATAAAAGGAGCAGAATAATGTGAAGCATAAATAAACGCGATGTAAAGCCCTGAAAATAGCAATATAgagaaaaatagacaaaaaaaaagtgtctgttCATGTAGCCTTTTAGTTGGGCTACAAAGAGCAGTGGTGCAATGACCTAAATATGCTTAAAATGACAATGTCAGCATGTAAATATGCTTACAATGATGTTAATTACGTAAAACACTCAACA
Above is a genomic segment from Odontesthes bonariensis isolate fOdoBon6 chromosome 13, fOdoBon6.hap1, whole genome shotgun sequence containing:
- the LOC142397695 gene encoding uncharacterized protein LOC142397695, which translates into the protein MELYCLPTETPTTASSCSTDPLYDNCPPFATREKAKEKEMESRVVCPLVTRLPGPSSPLPGLVPALAEVQTVVGGGREPGNWPDLSYYSCRGGLERQDWEVELSPGTNNARGQQGCNWGVEDRAHLSQSPSPSQSEEHRSALSLYDNLPDAGRTDRLQEDFDMETSFQEHLQEDVNQAWAPVQLQGLMWDDAVSQDKSTWSSCEIIHAESCSSQQDQNQDEDKEQEQEPELDSGSCRFVLHPELPMPLPQHLPASSPQLCQTKCQVLWSPAETQHPQQPSLSPRVPPPVPLADPSASALRSLLTSLQQQIIRQREEYEARIISLEQRNEELQVEVIRLKTNLSQQRHWYQVVQAKIAESERVRAAADLRNATLQKEMDQFFDTFGELNNEAKKTEHIVKSF